One window from the genome of Amycolatopsis sp. NBC_01480 encodes:
- a CDS encoding DUF948 domain-containing protein — translation MSAGQIAALIAAGAFVVLVLLLAIPLLKLGRTLDEATIAIRKAHESSDPILLGANETITHVNTQLERVDGITANAQAVTGNVSALSSVFTATLGGPLVKVAALSYGLSKAVRARRRKQEAKAAAPARRRKK, via the coding sequence GTGTCGGCAGGGCAGATCGCCGCGCTGATCGCCGCAGGAGCATTCGTAGTGCTGGTCTTGCTGCTGGCGATCCCGCTGCTCAAGCTCGGCCGCACGCTGGACGAGGCGACCATCGCCATCCGGAAGGCCCACGAGAGCAGCGACCCGATCCTGCTGGGCGCGAACGAGACCATCACGCACGTGAACACCCAGCTCGAGCGCGTGGACGGGATCACCGCGAACGCGCAGGCCGTGACCGGCAACGTTTCGGCGTTGTCGTCGGTGTTCACCGCGACGCTCGGCGGCCCGCTGGTGAAGGTCGCGGCGCTGTCCTACGGGCTGAGCAAGGCGGTCCGCGCGCGGCGCCGGAAGCAGGAAGCCAAGGCCGCGGCCCCGGCCCGCCGGAGGAAGAAGTGA
- the alaS gene encoding alanine--tRNA ligase has translation MDTHEITDRFLRHFEGRGHTRVPSAPLILDDPNLLFVNAGMVQFKPYFLGEAPPPYPRATSVQKCVRTPDIDEVGKTTRHNTFFQMAGNFSFGDYFKEGAIANAWELITKSQDDGGFGLDPDRIWATVYEGDAEAAGLWRKLTGLPGERIQVRDGKDNYWDMGVPGPGGPCSEIYYDRGPAYGREGGPVADEDRYIEIWNLVFMQDVRGEQSPKLGFPPVGELPKKNIDTGMGVERVATILQGVENVYETDLVRPVIGRAEEFSGRRYGANHADDVRFRVIADHARTGVMLIGDGVTPGNDGRGYVLRRLLRRIVRSTRLLGVQEPVLQAFAEVVRDTMGPTYSELVSGFDRISEVVRVEEEAFLATLTSGSRIFDLAAAETKRDGGDVLAGDKAFQLHDTYGFPIDLTLEMASEQGLSVDEAGFRTLMDEQRKRAKADAATRKSGHGDLSEYRKVLEQHGETEFLGYTELQASAKVVGLLEDGLPVRSVAEGHKAELVLDRTPFYAESGGQVADTGVLIGDGVELKVLDVQKIVPGLFVHRVEVVAGEVGLDTEVTGSVDGHRRLSIERSHSATHLVHAAVRGAYGKRAAQAGSLNSPGRMRFDFTTPGAVSADILTEVEEEVNEYLQTDVEVQNYVTTKDKALELGAVALFGEKYGNDVRVVDMGDYSRELCGGTHVDRIGQLGLVKLVSDSSIGSGVHRVEALVGPDALKYVRKEQLLVSQLANTFKVPSDQLPSRIEDVLTRLKNAEKEIEQLRTQQVLGSAGALADKAQDAGGVSVVAEVVPDVDGNGLRALASDIRGRLGERPGVVALFAPSGDKVAFVVATTAAARDKGIAAGKLVPSFAGAIGGRGGGKPDMAQGGGSNPGGAQAAVTALRAAVADVAQ, from the coding sequence GTGGACACACACGAAATCACCGATCGCTTCCTGCGCCATTTCGAGGGCAGGGGCCACACCCGCGTGCCCAGCGCGCCGCTGATCCTCGACGATCCGAACCTGCTGTTCGTCAACGCGGGCATGGTGCAGTTCAAGCCCTACTTCCTCGGTGAGGCCCCGCCGCCGTACCCGCGCGCGACCAGCGTGCAGAAGTGCGTGCGCACGCCGGACATCGACGAGGTCGGCAAGACCACCCGGCACAACACGTTCTTCCAGATGGCCGGCAACTTCTCCTTCGGCGATTACTTCAAGGAAGGCGCGATCGCCAACGCTTGGGAGCTGATCACCAAGTCCCAGGACGACGGCGGCTTCGGCCTCGACCCGGACCGGATCTGGGCGACCGTCTACGAGGGCGACGCCGAGGCGGCCGGGCTGTGGCGCAAGCTCACCGGCCTGCCGGGCGAGCGCATCCAGGTCCGCGACGGCAAGGACAACTACTGGGACATGGGCGTGCCCGGCCCCGGCGGCCCCTGCTCGGAGATCTACTACGACCGCGGCCCGGCGTACGGCCGCGAGGGCGGCCCGGTGGCCGACGAGGACCGCTACATCGAGATCTGGAACCTCGTGTTCATGCAGGACGTCCGCGGCGAGCAGAGCCCGAAGCTGGGCTTCCCGCCGGTCGGCGAGCTGCCGAAGAAGAACATCGACACGGGCATGGGCGTCGAGCGCGTCGCGACGATCCTGCAGGGCGTCGAGAACGTCTACGAGACCGACCTGGTGCGCCCGGTGATCGGCCGCGCCGAGGAGTTCTCCGGCCGCCGCTACGGCGCGAACCACGCCGACGACGTCCGCTTCCGCGTGATCGCCGACCACGCCCGCACCGGCGTCATGCTGATCGGCGACGGCGTCACCCCGGGCAACGACGGCCGCGGCTACGTGCTGCGCCGGCTGCTGCGCCGCATCGTCCGCTCCACCCGCCTGCTGGGCGTGCAGGAGCCGGTGCTGCAGGCGTTCGCCGAGGTCGTGCGCGACACCATGGGCCCGACCTACTCCGAGCTGGTCAGCGGCTTCGACCGGATCTCCGAGGTCGTGCGCGTGGAGGAGGAGGCGTTCCTCGCCACCCTGACCAGCGGCTCGCGCATCTTCGACCTCGCCGCGGCCGAGACCAAGCGCGACGGCGGCGACGTGCTGGCCGGGGACAAGGCGTTCCAGCTGCACGACACCTACGGCTTCCCGATCGACCTGACCCTCGAGATGGCGTCCGAGCAGGGCCTGAGCGTCGACGAGGCGGGCTTCCGCACGCTGATGGACGAGCAACGCAAGCGCGCGAAGGCCGACGCGGCGACGCGCAAGAGCGGCCACGGCGACCTGTCCGAGTACCGCAAGGTGCTGGAGCAGCACGGCGAAACCGAGTTCCTGGGCTACACCGAGCTGCAGGCGTCCGCGAAGGTCGTCGGCCTGCTCGAGGACGGCCTGCCGGTGCGCAGCGTCGCCGAGGGCCACAAGGCCGAGCTGGTGCTCGACCGCACGCCGTTCTACGCCGAGAGCGGCGGCCAGGTCGCCGACACCGGCGTGCTGATCGGCGACGGCGTCGAGCTGAAGGTGCTCGACGTGCAGAAGATCGTGCCGGGCCTGTTCGTGCACCGCGTGGAGGTCGTCGCGGGCGAGGTCGGGCTGGACACGGAGGTCACCGGCTCGGTCGACGGGCACCGGCGGCTCTCGATCGAGCGCTCGCACTCCGCGACGCACCTGGTGCACGCGGCCGTGCGCGGCGCGTACGGCAAGCGCGCTGCGCAGGCCGGCTCGCTGAACTCGCCGGGCCGGATGCGCTTCGACTTCACCACGCCCGGCGCGGTTTCGGCCGACATCCTCACCGAGGTCGAGGAGGAGGTCAACGAGTACCTCCAGACCGACGTCGAGGTCCAGAACTACGTCACCACCAAGGACAAGGCGCTCGAGCTGGGCGCGGTCGCGCTGTTCGGCGAGAAGTACGGCAACGACGTGCGCGTGGTCGACATGGGCGACTACTCGCGTGAGCTGTGCGGCGGCACGCACGTGGACCGCATCGGCCAGCTCGGCCTGGTGAAGCTGGTGTCGGACTCCTCGATCGGCTCCGGCGTGCACCGCGTCGAGGCGCTGGTGGGGCCGGACGCGCTGAAGTACGTCCGCAAGGAGCAGCTGCTCGTTTCGCAGCTGGCGAACACCTTCAAGGTGCCTTCGGACCAGCTGCCCTCGCGCATCGAGGACGTGCTGACCCGGCTGAAGAACGCGGAGAAGGAGATCGAGCAGCTGCGCACGCAGCAGGTGCTCGGCTCGGCCGGCGCGCTCGCGGACAAGGCCCAGGACGCGGGCGGCGTCTCGGTGGTCGCCGAGGTCGTGCCCGACGTGGACGGCAACGGCCTGCGCGCACTGGCCTCCGACATCCGCGGCCGGCTCGGCGAGCGGCCCGGGGTGGTGGCGCTGTTCGCGCCGTCCGGCGACAAGGTCGCGTTCGTCGTGGCCACCACGGCGGCGGCGCGCGACAAGGGCATCGCCGCGGGCAAGCTCGTGCCGTCGTTCGCCGGTGCCATCGGCGGACGTGGCGGCGGCAAGCCCGACATGGCCCAGGGTGGCGGCAGCAACCCGGGCGGGGCGCAGGCGGCCGTGACGGCCCTGCGCGCGGCGGTCGCCGACGTTGCCCAGTAG
- the ruvX gene encoding Holliday junction resolvase RuvX — MPSRPQRGPDRPDASGPGRGRRLGVDVGSVRVGVALSDPAPILASPLVTLSRDAKDDSDLDRLAELVTEHEVVEVIVGLPRTLANRQGPAAQIAVEYADKLAARLGDVPVRLGDERLTTVTASRMLSQRGVKGRKQRAVVDQAAAVEILQAWLDAAAAQRARKGES, encoded by the coding sequence TTGCCCAGTAGACCCCAGCGGGGCCCGGATCGGCCGGATGCGTCCGGTCCGGGCCGGGGCAGGCGGCTCGGGGTCGATGTCGGCTCTGTCCGGGTAGGGGTGGCGCTCAGCGATCCCGCCCCCATTCTCGCGAGCCCGCTCGTTACCCTCTCCCGTGATGCGAAGGACGACAGCGATCTGGACCGGCTTGCCGAACTCGTCACCGAACACGAGGTGGTCGAGGTGATTGTGGGCCTCCCGAGGACGTTGGCGAACCGGCAGGGACCGGCCGCGCAGATTGCCGTGGAGTACGCGGACAAGCTGGCGGCGCGGCTCGGCGACGTGCCGGTGCGCCTCGGCGACGAGCGGTTGACGACGGTCACCGCGTCCCGGATGCTCTCCCAGCGGGGGGTCAAGGGACGTAAGCAGCGAGCGGTGGTCGACCAGGCCGCCGCCGTCGAGATCCTGCAGGCCTGGCTCGACGCCGCCGCCGCGCAGCGCGCCCGGAAAGGCGAGTCATGA
- a CDS encoding cupin, which produces MTLLTVWPDDQPGHVLLRTEDTGTITVELKRHGVGFARWPLAGLAADAGEAEVLAGYRDHLDGLTAAVGYHSVDVVRGDTPPAVAERSSGTDEDRFFVSGSAVWYVHAGRWVHAVLCEPGDLLTIPAHTRHWHDGGERPGHVTIRVRHPAPATTAPPESSLHPSDFPGFDALVADRATGWPALTR; this is translated from the coding sequence ATGACGCTTCTGACGGTGTGGCCGGACGACCAGCCCGGGCACGTGCTGCTGCGGACCGAGGACACGGGGACGATCACGGTCGAGTTGAAGCGGCACGGCGTCGGGTTCGCCCGCTGGCCACTGGCCGGCCTGGCTGCGGACGCCGGCGAGGCCGAAGTACTGGCCGGCTACCGCGACCACCTCGACGGCCTCACCGCCGCCGTCGGCTACCACTCGGTGGACGTAGTCCGCGGCGACACCCCACCGGCCGTCGCCGAACGCAGCTCCGGCACCGACGAGGACCGTTTCTTCGTGAGCGGCTCGGCGGTCTGGTACGTGCACGCGGGCCGCTGGGTGCACGCCGTCCTGTGCGAGCCGGGCGACCTCCTGACCATCCCGGCCCACACCCGCCACTGGCACGACGGCGGCGAACGTCCCGGCCACGTCACCATCCGCGTCCGCCACCCGGCCCCAGCCACCACCGCCCCACCCGAGTCCTCGCTCCACCCATCTGATTTCCCTGGCTTCGACGCACTGGTCGCCGACCGCGCCACAGGCTGGCCCGCCCTCACTCGCTGA
- a CDS encoding NAD(P)-dependent oxidoreductase, which produces MTTVAFLGTGIMGLPMAANLARAGHDVRAWNRTRAKAEPLAAEGATVVASPGEAVAGADVVVTMLADGPTVAEVFAAAGVAPGTLWLQTSTVGIEWAGKLAEAAERAGVVFVDCPVMGTKIPAEQAKLQVLAAGPDDAREQATTVFDAIASTTRWLGSAPGTASRLKLVMNGWVLALTNATAESLALANALDLDPSLFFDVMTGTGFDVGYSRMKGPLMLSGDYPASFPASLAAKDARLVVEAAGDTIDVAGAKAALAHLETAIAAGHGEEDMAVLYRAVTKEDQ; this is translated from the coding sequence ATGACCACAGTCGCTTTCCTGGGCACCGGGATCATGGGCCTGCCGATGGCCGCCAACCTCGCCCGTGCCGGGCACGACGTGCGGGCGTGGAACCGCACTCGCGCCAAGGCCGAGCCGCTTGCCGCGGAGGGGGCGACCGTTGTCGCGTCGCCAGGGGAGGCGGTGGCTGGGGCCGATGTCGTCGTCACGATGCTCGCGGACGGTCCGACGGTCGCCGAGGTCTTCGCTGCCGCCGGCGTCGCGCCGGGGACTCTGTGGTTGCAGACCAGCACCGTCGGGATCGAGTGGGCCGGGAAGCTCGCCGAGGCGGCGGAACGGGCGGGCGTCGTTTTCGTCGACTGTCCCGTGATGGGCACCAAGATCCCGGCCGAACAAGCAAAACTGCAAGTCCTCGCCGCCGGCCCGGACGACGCCCGCGAACAGGCCACGACGGTCTTCGACGCCATCGCCTCGACCACCCGCTGGCTCGGCTCGGCCCCCGGCACCGCCTCCCGGCTCAAGCTCGTGATGAACGGCTGGGTCCTCGCCCTGACCAACGCCACCGCGGAAAGCCTCGCGCTCGCCAATGCGCTCGACCTCGACCCGTCGCTGTTCTTCGACGTGATGACCGGCACGGGCTTCGACGTCGGCTACTCGCGCATGAAAGGCCCCCTCATGCTTTCCGGCGACTACCCGGCGTCATTCCCGGCTTCGCTGGCCGCCAAGGACGCGCGCCTGGTGGTGGAAGCCGCCGGCGACACGATCGACGTCGCGGGCGCGAAGGCCGCGCTGGCCCACCTCGAAACGGCCATCGCCGCCGGGCACGGCGAGGAGGACATGGCCGTGCTCTACCGCGCCGTCACGAAGGAAGACCAGTAG